A single Fusarium oxysporum Fo47 chromosome IV, complete sequence DNA region contains:
- a CDS encoding amino acid permease/ SLC12A domain-containing protein, which yields MSDDEKRRNSASKGSAVAGDASSIQYVDDQGMGHLHRRLNNRQIQLIAAGGSIGTALFISIGGGLAKGGPGSLLIAFTLYSLVLALVNNSIAEMNTYMPVAGGFVRLAGYWVDDALGFVAGWNFFLYEALIIPFEITALTSVISFWNADALNAGPTAGICAAVIVCYGLLNVLAVRFYGESEFWLSGGKLVLIFLLFAFTFVTMVGGNPHHDAYGFRHFSNPGSFTTYLSSGDKGKFEGFLAALFTAAFTVVGPEYISMVSAEAQRPTFTIKSAFKTVYYRFCIFFIIGALAVGIVCAYNDPKLVDIYFGAGGTGNAASSPYVIAMTNLGIDGLPHLVNFLILTSIFSAGNTYTYCATRALYSLAIEGRAPRFLRYCNKSGIPVYCFCVTMLFPFLSFLQVANGSAKVLGWLISIVTGGGLITFMIMSITFINYHRACVAQGVDRKTERPYYGYFQPYGAYIALVVQFVIVLVYGYYAFRPKFDVEVFFQNYSMQILAVLLFVGWKVFKRTKYIRPHEVDLVWERPMIEAYEATFTEPPVGFWHEMGELVMPCFFKRNKRTSEV from the exons ATGTCAGACGACGAGAAGAGACGAAACTCCGCCTCAAAGGGCAGTGCCGTCGCAGGCGATGCCTCAAGCATTCAATATGTCGACGACCAAGGCATGGGCCATCTCCACCGACGCCTGAACAACCGTCAGATCCAGCTCATCGCCGCTGGTGGTTCCATCGGAACagctctcttcatctccatcgGTGGCGGTCTCGCCAAAGGTGGTCCCGGCAGTCTTCTCATCGCCTTCACCCTCTACTCTCTCGTTCTCGCCCTTGTCAACAACTCGATCGCTGAGATGAACACATACATGCCCGTTGCTGGTGGATTCGTGCGTCTTGCCGGCTACTGGGTCGACGATGCGCTAGGCTTCGTCGCTGGCTGGAACTTCTTCCTCTACGAGGCTCTTATCATTCCCTTCGAGATCACTGCCCTGACCTCTGTCATCTCCTTCTGGAATGCTGATGCGCTTAACGCTGGCCCAACCGCTGGTATCTGCGCTGCAGTCATTGTCTGCTACGG TCTTCTCAATGTCCTCGCCGTTCGATTCTATGGTGAATCCGAGTTCTGGCTCTCAGGTGGAAAGCTCGTTTtgatcttcctcctcttcgcctTCACTTTCGTCACCATGGTCGGCGGAAACCCCCATCACGATGCCTACGGCTTCCGACATTTCTCCAACCCTGGATCATTCACTACATACCTCAGCTCAGGCGACAAGGGCAAATTTGAAGGTTTCCTCGCTGCTCTCTTCACAGCTGCCTTTACCGTTGTCGGCCCCGAGTATATCTCAATGGTCTCAGCTGAGGCTCAACGCCCTACCTTTACCATCAAGAGTGCCTTCAAGACAGTGTACTATCGgttctgcatcttcttcatcattggtgcTCTCGCTGTTGGCATCGTCTGTGCCTACAACGaccccaagctcgtcgaCATCTACTTCGGTGCAGGCGGAACTGGCAATGCTGCTTCTTCCCCATATGTCATCGCCATGACTAACCTTGGCATCGATGGTCTCCCTCATCTCGTCAACTTCCTGATCCTcacctccatcttctccgcCGGTAACACATACACCTACTGCGCTACCCGAGCTCTCTACTCTTTGGCCATTGAGGGACGCGCCCCTCGATTCCTCCGATACTGCAACAAGTCCGGTATTCCCGTCTACTGCTTCTGTGTCACCATGCTCTTccccttcctctccttcctCCAGGTTGCCAACGGTTCCGCCAAGGTTCTCGGCTGGTTGATCAGCATCGTCACTGGTGGCGGTCTCATCACTTTCATGATTATGTCCATCACATTCATCAACTACCACCGCGCCTGTGTCGCCCAGGGCGTCGACCGCAAGACTGAGCGACCGTACTACGGCTACTTCCAGCCTTATGGTGCCTATATCGCCCTCGTTGTCCAATTCGTCATTGTTCTCGTCTACGGATACTACGCTTTCCGACCCAAGTTCGACGTTGAGGTGTTCTTCCAGAACTACTCCATGCAGATCCTCGctgtcctcctcttcgttGGCTGGAAGGTCTTTAAGAGGACCAAGTACATCCGACCTCACGAGGTTGACTTGGTTTGGGAGCGACCTATGATTGAGGCGTACGAGGCTACCTTCACTGAGCCTCCTGTTGGCTTCTGGCACGAGATGGGCGAGTTGGTGATGccttgcttcttcaagagaaacaagaggACTTCAGAAGTTTGA
- a CDS encoding major facilitator superfamily domain-containing protein — protein sequence MSNYIPSFSAPNSRPGSPLPLGSPSASRPTSFYANSRANSFVGTRRNSAVPPTSRKNSVAAPSRKNSTAPPSRRNSEDKGASDPESTDLEVLKNEKGEPLAGRIVGGKYVDPSNESVDPEFGAIKTVDVDMPLTLTELVNEKGKEYIVLGFATGDKENPFNWNPWYKRSISTILNLMTLFIGLATTAYSSGIASMCKDLDAPNIKGQLGLFTFNISCAVAPMVLAPFCELVGRKVVYASSFLCFSLLFIGLALAKDIDTIIGLRLLLGLFGCVGTILVGGTFDDMYEPHHRSRPMAMFSWVAIFGTVAAPIYAGFIDQAIGWRWIEGIQGIANVPLLLVIFFYFPETRGGVALHKRAKALRQATGDERYVSAGDILTPSLQAMLKASSVKAIHMLVTEPVVFAFGLWIAFCWAVVFLFLSVIPITFQEHHGWGEGVSGLPYISLCIGTTLGWLAHHLQMRKFDRLVADPNIKVTPEARLYGAMYGAVFLPIGLFIYSFTQYSHVSWVGPAIGLAPIAFGIYFVFESTYSYTADCYGESSSSAIAGQGLMRNTLGAVTPLFANAFFHNVGSQYAGLILALFGTVLSLIPFVMFKYGYKLRARSKLAIEM from the coding sequence ATGTCTAATTATATCCCATCTTTCTCTGCGCCTAATTCAAGGCCCGGGTCCCCTCTACCTCTGGGTTCACCGTCTGCTTCAAGACCTACGAGCTTCTACGCCAATTCTAGAGCGAATTCGTTCGTGGGCACGAGACGAAACTCTGCTGTTCCTCCGACCTCGAGAAAGAACTCTGTTGCTGCTCCTTCGAGGAAGAATTCTACTGCTCCCCCTTCAAGAAGAAACAGTGAGGACAAGGGTGCTTCGGATCCTGAGTctacggaccttgaggttcTGAAGAATGAGAAGGGCGAACCCCTTGCTGGGCGTATCGTCGGTGGTAAATATGTCGATCCAAGCAATGAATCCGTCGACCCTGAGTTTGGGGCTATTAAAACGGTCGATGTCGATATGCCTCTTACCCTGACGGAACTTGTTAatgagaagggcaaggaaTACATCGTGCTTGGTTTTGCGACTGGCGATAAGGAGAACCCGTTTAACTGGAATCCTTGGTATAAGCGATCTATCTCAACTATTCTCAACTTGATGACCCTGTTCATCGGTCTTGCTACTACGGCCTACAGCTCGGGTATTGCTAGCATGTGCAAGGACCTCGATGCTCCTAACATCAAGGGTCAATTGGGTCTTTTTACTTTCAACATCAGCTGTGCTGTCGCACCCATGGTGCTAGCTCCCTTCTGTGAGTTGGTCGGTCGCAAGGTCGTCTATGCCAGTTCATTTCTGTGCTTCTCACTCCTCTTCATCGGTCTCGCTCTCGCCAAGGACATCGACACCATCATTGGCCTTCGACTCCTCCTCGGTCTTTTCGGCTGCGTCGGTACTATTCTTGTCGGCGGTACCTTCGATGATATGTACGAGCCTCACCACCGAAGTCGACCTATGGCTATGTTCAGCTGGGTCGCTATTTTCGGAACTGTCGCCGCTCCCATCTACGCTGGTTTCATTGACCAGGCTATtggatggcgatggatcGAGGGTATTCAGGGCATTGCTAATGTTCCTCTGCTCCTTGTTATCTTCTTCTACTTCCCTGAGACCCGTGGTGGTGTCGCCCTTCATAAGCGAGCCAAGGCTCTTCGACAAGCTACTGGTGATGAGCGCTACGTCTCTGCTGGCGATATCCTGACTCCCAGTCTTCAGGCTATGCTTAAGGCTAGTTCCGTCAAGGCTATTCACATGCTGGTTACCGAGCCTGTCGTCTTCGCCTTCGGTCTCTGGATCGCCTTCTGCTGGGCTGttgtcttcctcttcctttccGTTATCCCCATCACCTTCCAGGAGCACCATGGCTGGGGCGAAGGTGTCAGCGGTCTTCCTTACATCTCTCTCTGCATCGGTACTACTCTTGGCTGGTTGGCTCATCACCTCCAGATGCGCAAGTTTGACCGTCTTGTCGCCGACCCCAACATCAAGGTCACTCCCGAAGCCCGTCTGTACGGCGCCATGTACGGAGCCGTCTTCCTCCCCATTGGTCTCTTCATCTACAGCTTCACCCAATATTCTCATGTATCTTGGGTTGGCCCCGCCATTGGTCTTGCTCCTATTGCCTTTGGTATCTACTTCGTTTTCGAGAGTACCTACAGTTATACCGCTGATTGCTATGGTgagagctcttcttctgccattGCTGGTCAAGGTCTTATGCGAAACACTCTTGGCGCTGTTACGCCTTTGTTCGCCAATGCTTTCTTCCATAATGTCGGAAGTCAGTATGCTGGTCTCATTCTTGCCTTGTTTGGTACTGTACTGAGCTTGATTCCTTTCGTCATGTTTAAGTATGGATATAAGCTTCGAGCTCGCAGCAAGTTGGCTATTGAGATGTAA
- a CDS encoding calcineurin-dependent, producing MSGMRTSVGWLLPLTFNILYYTAVAFGVFGFYWLCLVFYRLFLHPLRNVPGPKVAAATSWYEFYQDVILDGHYIKDYPRLHEKYGNVYSTGTKFFKEPAMFRFAGELDALPFIMDPAARKVRRGIVNPMFSPRAIKDFSPLALQIIKGALKKIGDSYETGKPVSLKRLESNFAMDIVMKLCFGKDMNCTQGKEALVDSMVALAHSFSLIKHFPMLGKVMQSVPTHVLAYIIPGLVEFRNQCAQWANEVRERHQNGVYADETGRQTVFDAILDAEPDRSTKGLVDEAFSLVIGGTETTVTTITYGVWCILKNPNVEKKMLEELRTVETNSNGLMECQNLMNLPYLTAVIHETLRISSPAPGILTRLVPSGGTRYGNHFLPADASKKNLIPFSKGPRMCVGLNLSYIEAYVFLGNLIRRFDLSLHDNTPEPLKLRWMTLGD from the exons ATGTCAGGAATGCGGACTTCGGTCGGATGGCTCCTTCCATTGACCTTT AACATCCTTTACTATACCGCTGTAGCCTTTGGAGTCTTTGGGTTTTATTGGCTATGCCTTGTATTTTATCGTCTCTTTTTGCATCCCCTTAGAAATGTCCCAGGGCCTAAGGTTGCAGCGGCTACTAGCTGGTATGAGTTCTACCAGGACGTCATTCTCGATGGCCACTACATCAAGGACTATCCTCGACTTCACGAGAAATATGGTAA TGTCTACTCTACTGGTACCAAGTTTTTCAAGGAGCCTGCTATGTTCAGATTCGCCGGGGAGCTCGACGCCCTGCCATTTATCATGGATCCAGCCGCACGCAAAGTGCGCCGCGGCATTGTCAACCCTATGTTCTCACCCCGCGCCATCAAAGACTTTTCGCCTCTGGCTCTACAGATCATCAAAGGTGCTCTTAAGAAGATTGGAGACTCGTATGAAACCGGGAAGCCTGTGAGCTTGAAACGACTTGAGTCAAACTTTGCT ATGGATATCGTTATGAAGCTTTGCTTCGGAAAAGACATGAACTGTACCCAAGGAAAAGAGGCACTCGTCGATTCAATGGTCGCTCTGGCCCATAGCTTCAGTCTCATCAAGCACTTCCCTATGCTTGGAAAGGTCATGCAGTCAGTTCCCACACATGTTTTGGCCTATATCATTCCAGGCTTAGTCGAATTTCGCAAC CAATGTGCTCAATGGGCCAACGAAGTGCGCGAGAGACATCAGAATGGTGTCTACGCTGATGAAACTGGCCGTCAAACCGTCTTCGACGCCATCCTCGACGCCGAGCCCGATCGCTCAACTAAAGGACTGGTCGACGAAGCATTTTCACTCGTCATCGGTGGCACCGAGACTACTGTGACAACCATTACCTATGGAGTTTGGTGCATTTTGAAGAATCCCAacgttgagaagaagatgctggagGAACTCCGCACTGTTGAGACGAACAGTAATGGGCTGATGGAGTGTCAAAATCTGATGAACTTACCTTACCTG ACTGCTGTGATTCACGAGACTCTTCGCATATCCTCCCCAGCTCCTGGCATCCTGACACGTCTTGTGCCATCTGGAGGAACAAGATATGGGAACCACTTCCTCCCTGCAGAT GCCTCCAAGAAGAATCTGATTCCATTCAGCAAAGGGCCGCGTATGTGCGTGGGATTGAACTTGTCTTACATAGAAGCTTATGTCTTCCTCGGGAACCTCATTCGACGATTCGACCTGAGCTTGCATGACAATACGCCTGAGCCACTGAAACTAAGATGGATGACCCTCGGCGATTGA
- a CDS encoding major facilitator superfamily domain-containing protein, with product MLLNQDRDSVSAAETLADIENQPQQNPPEKTPTHDEPPDGGFNAWLQALLAHIVFFNTWGVANGFGIFQQYYTQTLGESQSTISWIGSVQVFFLFSVGVIAGRLTDAGHFRIVFPLGVFLQVLGLFMTSLCTTFWQIFLAQAVCLGIGNGFTFCPALAVLSQYFKKYRAFAVGLAAAGAAVGGLVYPVLINWLIFHDNVGFPWTLRSMGFIMLATYIPCLLWLKPRLPPHPSGPWIDITAFKELPFIFFTISMFLNFWGLYFAFFYLGTFARDQAGISEPIYLLMILNGVGIFGRIMPNIVADKWTGPLNILIPLSIASSLLVYCWAAIETAAGLYVFAVIYGFIAAALQALFPAVATQMAPDPRKTGTRVGMILGIVSIANLTGPFICGELIKAGNGSYLGPQMFAGSSIFLGALMAVASRMAKTGLVFKVKS from the coding sequence ATGTTACTCAACCAGGACAGAGACTCGGTCTCAGCCGCCGAGACACTGGCTGATATCGAAAACCAACCCCAACAAAATCCACCTGAAAAGACACCGACACATGATGAACCACCAGACGGAGGCTTCAATGCTTGGCTGCAAGCCCTTCTAGCCCATATCGTATTCTTCAACACCTGGGGCGTCGCAAACGGCTTCGGAATCTTCCAGCAATATTACACCCAAACCCTCGGAGAAAGTCAATCCACGATATCTTGGATAGGAAGTGTCCAAGTGTTCTTCCTATTTTCAGTGGGAGTCATAGCTGGCCGACTGACGGATGCTGGCCACTTTCGAATCGTTTTCCCGCTCGGTGTCTTCTTGCAGGTCCTTGGACTCTTCATGACTTCGTTATGCACAACATTCTGGCAAATATTCCTCGCTCAAGCTGTTTGCCTCGGAATAGGCAATGGATTCACCTTTTGTCCGGCCCTCGCTGTTTTGTCACAGTACTTCAAGAAGTATAGGGCTTTTGCTGTTGGACTGGCGGCCGCTGGTGCAGCTGTTGGTGGCTTAGTTTATCCAGTCTTGATTAACTGGCTCATCTTCCACGATAATGTAGGCTTCCCCTGGACTCTCAGAAGCATGGGCTTCATCATGCTTGCTACATATATCCCCTGCCTTTTATGGCTCAAACCTCGACTACCACCTCATCCCAGTGGTCCATGGATCGATATAACAGCTTTTAAGGAACTgcccttcatcttctttacCATTAGCATGTTTCTCAACTTCTGGGGTCTCTACTTTGCCTTCTTCTATCTCGGAACCTTTGCTCGCGATCAAGCGGGCATCTCCGAGCCCATCTATCTACTGATGATACTAAACGGCGTTGGGATATTTGGCCGTATCATGCCAAACATTGTCGCCGATAAGTGGACAGGACCCCTCAACATACTCATCCCCCTGAGCATAGCTTCCAGTCTGTTGGTCTACTGTTGGGCGGCTATAGAGACTGCAGCGGGCCTTTATGTGTTCGCTGTAATATACGGTTTCATTGCTGCAGCATTGCAAGCTCTGTTTCCAGCTGTCGCAACACAAATGGCACCTGATCCAAGAAAGACTGGGACAAGAGTTGGAATGATACTGGGTATTGTCAGTATTGCAAATCTGACTGGCCCTTTTATCTGTGGTGAGCTGATCAAAGCTGGTAACGGTAGTTACCTTGGACCTCAGATGTTTGCTGGCTCTTCAATATTTCTAGGTGCTCTTATGGCAGTGGCATCTCGGATGGCCAAGACCGGTCTTGTGTTCAAGGTCAAATCATAG
- a CDS encoding amidase signature domain-containing protein, with the protein METKIWEQVVAEKRRQRARVISAFVTKNLSDNEDRQDAYKAITEVDDISALADKISSGEFTSEHVTLAYITRAIEAHKKTNCLTEILFDDVLEQAQELDAYYAKEKKTKGPLHGVPISLKDQFNVKCYDTTLGYTSKAFKPAKDDAVLVKILKKLGAVIICKTNLPQSIMWAETDNPLWGLTENPIIPRYTPGGSSGGESALIYSHGSLGGFGSDLGGSIRMPASMMGLYGFKPSSSRLPYGGVPVSTDGQEHVPSSIGPLARSLSTIYHLTKEITLQEPWKQDCRCVPIPWRQSEYDMTVNSKLTIGVLYDDGVVKPHPSIVRVIAQAAAALAADGHELVMWKPDLHAECIEVMDAYFTVDGGEDIRRDVEAGGEPFIPSVERLVNRGKPISVFDYWQLNKRKRELQQAYLEKWNNTLSKKGKTVDAIIMPALPHVAVPHNTVKWVGYTKVWNLLDYTALVIPGGKVEAKDLDALWDHEPRNELDEWNTRLWEDNMQEMAKHHLPVDIQIVGRVLEEEKVLAVGKVLDDLLRTRLLEG; encoded by the exons ATGGAAACAAAGATCTGGGAACAAGTTGTTGCAGAGAAGCGACGACAGCGAGCCCGTGTCATCTCTGCTTTTGTCACCAAGAACCTATCAGACAACGAGGATCGCCAGGACGCATACAAGGCCATTACCgaagttgatgatatcaGTGCCTTGGCCGATAAGATTTCTAGTGGAGAGTTCACGAGTGAACATGTAACCCTGGCTTATATCACAC GAGCCATTGAGGCGCATAAGAAG ACAAACTG CCTGACCGAAATCCTCTTCGATGATGTTTTGGAACAGGCCCAAGAGCTCGATGCGTATTATgccaaagaaaagaaaacaaaaggACCTTTGCACGGAGTTCCAATAAGCCTGAAGGATCAGTTCAATGTCAAATGCTATGACACCACTCTTGGCTACACAAGCAAGGCCTTCAAGCCAGCCAAAGATGATGCCGTCCTAGTGAAGATCCTGAAGAAGCTAGGCGCAGTCATCATTTGCAAAACGAATCTCCCACAGAGCATCATG TGGGCTGAAACCGATAATCCTCTTTGGGGATTGACCGAAAATCCTATCATTCCCAGATACACGCCTGGAGGATCCTCGGGTGGGGAGTCGGCGCTGATTTACTCTCATGGAAGTCTCGGAGGTTTTGGGTCAGATTTGGGTGGTAGCATTCGCATGCCAGCTTCTATGATGGGCCTATATGGTTTCAAGCCGAGC AGCTCGAGATTACCATATGGAGGCGTACCAGTCTCAACCGATGGACAAGAGCACGTCCCATCATCTATCGGTCCCTTAGCACGCTCCCTCTCGACCATTTATCATCTCACAAAGGAGATCACACTGCAGGAACCCTGGAAACAAGACTGTCGTTGCGTTCCCATCCCATGGCGCCAGTCTGAATATGACATGACCGTGAACAGCAAGCTGACAATCGGTGTCTTGTACGACGACGGCGTTGTGAAGCCTCATCCTAGTATCGTAAGGGTTATTGCGCAAGCTGCAGCTGCCCTTGCAGCTGATGGTCATGAGCTTGTAATGTGGAAGCCTGACTTGCACGCTGAGTGCATAGAGGTTATGGACGCCTACTTCACAGTCGATGGAGGGGAAGACATTCGTCGCGATGTTGAGGCAGGAGGCGAACCTTTTATCCCCAGCGTGGAGAGACTTGTGAACAGGGGAAAGCCTATATCAGTGTTTGATTATTGGCAACTCAACAAACGGAAGCGAGAGCTCCAGCAAGCCTATCTCGAGAAGTGGAACAACACCCTCTCTAAAAAGGGGAAGACTGTGGACGCCATTATAATGCCGGCTCTACCACATGTAGCCGTACCTCATAACACTGTCAAATGGGTAGGATATACCAAGGTCTGGAATCTTTTGGATTACACGGCTTTGGTTATCCCTGGAGGAAAGGTTGAAGCTAAAGATCTTGATGCGTTATGGGACCATGAGCCGAGGAACGAGCTGGATGAGTGGAATACCCGCCTTTGGGAGGATAACATGCAAGAAATGGCCAAGCATCACCTTCCTGTAGATATCCAGATCGTGGGCCGGGTTTTAGAGGAGGAAAAGGTTCTGGCCGTTGGCAAGGTACTTGACGATCTGCTGCGTACTCGTCTACTTGAGGGATGA